The Solanum dulcamara chromosome 6, daSolDulc1.2, whole genome shotgun sequence genome contains the following window.
CAACATTTGAAGACTTAATTGTTGAAAACTAAACTTTCATTTTGCAGCCTGCAGCCTTTTTTGACTCCCTTTTGCAGCAGCCTTTTTTGACTCCTCTTCTTTTGTTGAAGACTTTCATAAGGAAGATCCGAGTGGTCGTGATTTATACTTTCCTGTAGTGAAGTTGTACTTTGGCAGTGTAAACTCAAGTACAATGTTTCTTCTGACACAAGAACGACTTATTGTGAACTATCATGGGCTCTACTACTTGGCCTTTGTTGGATGGGATAGCGATTTGTCAATATTTGGCATGGTTCAGCTCCAAGGTGTAGGATTAGCTTTTGATACTTAAGCAAGTACTTTGTCATTTGACTTAGATGCATGTGATTGAGTATAAAAATTGGTACTAAATGTCTTAATGTTAACTTTCACTTTGTTATGATGATATTTTCTAGTTCATTGTTTTTGACAATAATGCTCTATGATGGTATAGGATATAAGGATGCAGGCAAAATTATAAAAGTTGAAAAGAAAGTTGAGTTACATATCAACCTCAAACTTCCTTTTACAAATGGATAACTAAAAAAGATAGATTGTTCTTTCAAAGTAAGCTGGAGTATTTTTCTCctgtcttcttcttcaaatctttCCAATAGCTCTTCATAGTTCATCATTTCTTCTTGGGTTTGTTGGATCTTGTTGAAGTTGTTGACATTGTCATGTGATTCTATTTTGTCAGTCGTTTCGATAGATGCATTGGAACAAATTCCTCAGTCATCTCAACATTCCAACTAGTCTTTCGTTCATACTTCTTTTTGTTATTGCGTTGTTACCTAGGAGAAATATCTACAATCCTAGATGCATTTGCAAAACAATGATCCAACACATCCTCTTCACCTTCCTCAAAGATGTCCTCATATTGTAGGTTATCAAATCTATTTGGAGAGAAATGACTACTACCGTCTACCACCAACTTGTAGTTGTTTTTAGTGTTAATAGGCTAAGTTGAGCATACTCTTCACTTTTGATGCCGCACCCAAGTCGGATTCTTCAAAATACACTATTTTCTAAGAATCCAACAAGTATCTACTggcatttttgaagagtctggGCAACATAGTTAGTAGGTGTTAgaaaagtcaacttttcaacaTCTGAACTCACCAAATGATAACTTAAAATTGCAGCAACATCTGTGATGGCAAACCTTGCCCAGGACTCGGGCAACTGAATTAGTTAAATTCTTTCCCTGTTAAAAGCTTGAGAAGCACAACCCTGTATCTTTCTTGTAGGATATAAAGTCTAAAGACTCGACTATTGGCGAAAGACTCAAGTATGAATCTATGTCATTAGATTCTACAAGTGTTGCCTCCCAAAAATTGGATATCTTGGGATCAACATATTTATCGACCAAGACACGTTGGGTGCTTATTATGTTTCTATGAACAACATGGCCTGATGAAGCCAAGACAGGGCTTTCACTACGCCAACCACAATTTTAACCCTTAGAGGAAAGTCCAAGAGTCTTTCCCTGTTGTCAGTTGAATGCAGGCACTCATGTAAGTTTCAAATTAGGCATGTGTTTGTAAACTAGAAGACACTCGTCCCTTTCGGAACAAGATGAAAGTTCAGGCAAAACCAACTAACTGATCTACTATGATTCCCTACCGTCATATAAACTAGAACAGACAGAGTACTTTATTTCTGGGGAGTTCTTAAAGAAGGAAAAGGTAGTTGTACCAGCAAAATGTTTACCTTGGGCAATAGAAGCATCTTCTTAACCATAAACAAACAGACCACGGAAAATATGGCAGGAAATACCCTTCTTCTAAATGGGCTCTAATGATTTTAGCTCAATCCTATCAAATCACGTTGGGCTAAGCCATCCCAGCATTTCAAGCCCATATTCTGCCAATAAATTCATGCTCCCCATTTTAGGAATGATTCctgaaaaaagaattttttttatttattggacaaaaataataaataggaGTCAAAATCTGATTCTTTTTGCTGTTATGGTAAGAAAATCTACTATTTGTCTCTAAAGAGAATATAATTCATTTTGTAGAATAACTTGATCAAAAATTTTCCTATATTGACACAActtgattatatatatgagtGCAAGCAGTGTTAGACATATCTCAAACCAAATCAAgcaattagaaaaataatttcaataacAATGGAGAAGTTCCTCCATATTCACCTtttgatttcaattattttctcaattttgaTTGTAGTTTTgggaaatgaaaaatatttttcactccTTAACTCAAGTTACATCATGGAAGCTAGAAAAAGATTTATGTCTATTGATACAACTAAGATTATAGCTCCTCCAATGCCATCCTATACTTTTGCCCTTTACAATCGCGATTTATTTGAAAAGTCAAAGTTCAAGGACTATGTCTCGTTACTTGAAAGTAAACTAGCTCGTTGTCAAGTTAGAGCAAATCATTTGGCATCTATTCTTGAAAATGGTTACGTGATTGGTGCGAATGGAACTCTGAGAAGGCCAAACGGCACAGATGAGAGTAAAAGGGACAATGGAAAGGTTCCGAAAACAACAAGCACAAATTTGGTAAGTGGTGAGTATGTTGCATCTTTTACTCTTGGCACTGAACAAATTAAAGCTTACTTACTAATAGACACTGGAAGTGATTTAGTTTGGTGGCAATGTGGACCATGTGAGGCAAATAAGTGTTACAATCAAAATGATCCTATATATGATTCAACTAAGTCCAGAACATACCGGCAACTCAATTGCATTGTGGAAAATTCTAGTTGTTTAGTCGCGTCCAGGGCATATGAATGTACTGAGTTTGACAATGAGTGTCTCTATGATTACAAATACGTGGAGGGATTAATAACAAAAGGTTGAATTGCAAACGACGTGTGATTACTtttgttttagaccaaaatcaaaaaataaagcCAAACTCTGTGTGTACAATATTAAAGGGCACTGGCCATATACACATGGGGTATTGTTTTTCATAACGGAGCGTTTgtgataatgatgatgagtCATATATAGTCGACTCCGAATAGCTTGGGATTGAGGTATAGTTATTGTATTCTAGAAAACAACAATTCAGGAAGACATACATTTCTTGCTAAACGAAGAAACCATAGAAAATAAGTTCCAAGCTAATGATTCTAGTCAGAGGCGGAGCCAGAATTTTTAGCTGATGAGTCTGGAtagattatttatacatatgaaatgGTTCTTCAACACAAACACGTGGTTTAAGCCAAAGCTACTTGTACCTTTGGTGGCTCCGCCCCTGCTTCTAGATCAAGTGCAACTGTTTTTCAGGGTCCCCTGTTTGGTCATGGACTCGAGCAATCGCAGTAACAGTCTGATAAACTTGTTGCATTGTTGGCCTTTGATCCGGAATGAATTTCATGCAGTTACTTGCAAGTTCAAGTAGTTGCATTACCATATTATCATATCCTTGGCCTAACAATAGTTTATCCACATCAAGAGGACTAGCAAAAGAACTGCTGGATAAATTTAGACTCGAGCAGCTCAATTCGTAAGATTCTTTCCCCGTTAAAAGCTCGAGAAGCACAACCCCGAATCGATAGACATCTTTTTTGTATGTTGTAAAGTCTAAAGACTCAAATATTGGCAGTAGACTCAAGTTTGAATCTATGTCATTTGTTTTTGCGAGTGTTGCCTCCCAAAAATTGGATAACTTGGGATCGAAATTTTCATCGAGCAAGATACATTGTGTGCTAATGTTACTATGCACAACATGGATAATTGGACCATCATGAAGCCAATCCAGGGCTTTCGCGACACCAACGATAATTTTAAGCCTTAGAGTAAAGTCCAAGAGTCTTGCCTTGTCGTCGGTTGAATGAAGCCACTCATGTAAGTTTCCATTAGGCATGTATTTGTAAACCAGAAGTCGCTCGTCCCTCTCAGAACAAAAGCCGATTAAAGATACCAAATTCGGATGCCTCAAACTACCTAGAGTTGTGATCTCGGAAACAAACTCTTCCTCCAAATCCTCTGAAACATGTAGCCTCTTTATGGCAACTGTAAATCCATTTGGGACCAGTGCTTTGTACACTTTCCCCATCATTCCATTCCCAATTTCATTGTCTTGACTGAAATTCGAAGTCGCTTTTGATAGTTCCATAAAACTCATTCTTGTAACAATCTTCTCCAGCTTTAGAATCTGAGGAAAAGAACATATCAACCATTACCACATTTTATTACTCCTCTACAACAATAGTACGACTGGACAcagagtttaagaaaaaaaaaattaaatgtgtGGTCTTAAACATACCATAACACTTGTATGGCTATAGAAACTTCCCATTAAAGAAGTAGTTTAAGTAGGCGTCTGGTCatagattctaaatatttttcactttatttggaAAAAAGACGGTTGAAAGCGAGCAAAATGTTTACCTTTGGGCCATTGTTTACTTCTTCTCCTTGAGGCCATTCATTTCCATCAATCATCATTACCTTTGTTCTCTTCTTGATCAATAGAAGCATCTTCTTTACACCAGGTAaaccaaagaaaaaaagatatataCCAAGTAAAGTAAAAAGCGACCAGCCTGTCACAAAACCGCAAACAAACTGTACATGATGGTTCACTACGCGTTCTACAACACATAATTTCAGAGGAGGACCACAAAGTCCTGTATTATTTGCATAAATTTCAGTTGGAAAAGTGCCATTGATAAACCTTGGCACTGGCCCTGTCAACATGTTGTTGGCAACATTAAACGTCTTGAGTCGACCTAACGAGCCAATTTCTGGTGGGATCGGGCCTTCTAGTTTATTGTGGTCTAATTTGAGGGAATTAAGAAAAGTGCAATTTGCAATGTTACTTGGGATCACGCCTGAAAATTGGTTGCTCGAGAGATCAACCATTACAGTAAATCCAATTAGTTTTGATATATCCGAAGGGAGGGTACCATATAGCTCGTTTCTTGAAAGATCTAGATTAGTTAAAGAAGTGCAGTTTTTTATGCCTCGcggaaacttacctttaagtccCATGTCTGAAAGACTAATGGATAAAACTTTGTCTTCTTCAGGATGCCAGCATTGTATTCCTGTAAATCTGCATACGAAACCTTCTGTCTGATTATCGAACTTCCAAGTACTATTCAACA
Protein-coding sequences here:
- the LOC129893146 gene encoding probably inactive leucine-rich repeat receptor-like protein kinase At5g48380 isoform X1, with the protein product MVSKTKNFTSKMSNCNILYLELQFFVLLCSFSLRCNAVQSDIDCLMSIKEWLEDPLKMLNSTWKFDNQTEGFVCRFTGIQCWHPEEDKVLSISLSDMGLKGKFPRGIKNCTSLTNLDLSRNELYGTLPSDISKLIGFTVMVDLSSNQFSGVIPSNIANCTFLNSLKLDHNKLEGPIPPEIGSLGRLKTFNVANNMLTGPVPRFINGTFPTEIYANNTGLCGPPLKLCVVERVVNHHVQFVCGFVTGWSLFTLLGIYLFFFGLPGVKKMLLLIKKRTKVMMIDGNEWPQGEEVNNGPKILKLEKIVTRMSFMELSKATSNFSQDNEIGNGMMGKVYKALVPNGFTVAIKRLHVSEDLEEEFVSEITTLGSLRHPNLVSLIGFCSERDERLLVYKYMPNGNLHEWLHSTDDKARLLDFTLRLKIIVGVAKALDWLHDGPIIHVVHSNISTQCILLDENFDPKLSNFWEATLAKTNDIDSNLSLLPIFESLDFTTYKKDVYRFGVVLLELLTGKESYELSCSSLNLSSSSFASPLDVDKLLLGQGYDNMVMQLLELASNCMKFIPDQRPTMQQVYQTVTAIARVHDQTGDPEKQLHLI
- the LOC129893146 gene encoding probably inactive leucine-rich repeat receptor-like protein kinase At5g48380 isoform X2 yields the protein MVSKTKNFTSKMSNCNILYLELQFFVLLCSFSLRCNAVQSDIDCLMSIKEWLEDPLKMLNSTWKFDNQTEGFVCRFTGIQCWHPEEDKVLSISLSDMGLKGVIPSNIANCTFLNSLKLDHNKLEGPIPPEIGSLGRLKTFNVANNMLTGPVPRFINGTFPTEIYANNTGLCGPPLKLCVVERVVNHHVQFVCGFVTGWSLFTLLGIYLFFFGLPGVKKMLLLIKKRTKVMMIDGNEWPQGEEVNNGPKILKLEKIVTRMSFMELSKATSNFSQDNEIGNGMMGKVYKALVPNGFTVAIKRLHVSEDLEEEFVSEITTLGSLRHPNLVSLIGFCSERDERLLVYKYMPNGNLHEWLHSTDDKARLLDFTLRLKIIVGVAKALDWLHDGPIIHVVHSNISTQCILLDENFDPKLSNFWEATLAKTNDIDSNLSLLPIFESLDFTTYKKDVYRFGVVLLELLTGKESYELSCSSLNLSSSSFASPLDVDKLLLGQGYDNMVMQLLELASNCMKFIPDQRPTMQQVYQTVTAIARVHDQTGDPEKQLHLI